TTTAAGTAAAAAAGGCAATAGTTTATTACAACTTTTTTGCAACAAAAAGTTTTTTGCGTTATAATACTTTTAAAATTACAATTTTTAATAATTATATCGGAGGATACCATGATTAAATACGTCTTATTTGATTTAGATGGTACGTTAATTCACTTTGATCATACCGAGTTTCTCAGTCGCTATATGCATTTATTAGGTAATAAAGTTTCTAGTCTAACCGAGCCTAAATTATTCGTCAGCCATGTTATGAATGCTACACAACAAATGATTCAAAATTTGGATGGCACTAAAACAAATGCCGAAGTTTTTTGGGAACATCTTAATAAAAACATTGATTTACCTCGCGAAAAACTGTTACCGGTACTGGAAAGTTTTTATACTGATGATTTTAATCAGTTAAGCTACATTGCCAAAGAAACAACCGCTAAACAAATTTTGCATAAATTATTACAAAAAAACATTCCCTTAGTATTGGCAACAAATCCCTTGTTCCCATTAAAAGCAGTCCATTCAAGATTATCTTGGGGCAAATTGCATGACATTCCTTTTAAACTAATTA
This genomic window from Negativicutes bacterium contains:
- a CDS encoding HAD family hydrolase; the encoded protein is MIKYVLFDLDGTLIHFDHTEFLSRYMHLLGNKVSSLTEPKLFVSHVMNATQQMIQNLDGTKTNAEVFWEHLNKNIDLPREKLLPVLESFYTDDFNQLSYIAKETTAKQILHKLLQKNIPLVLATNPLFPLKAVHSRLSWGKLHDIPFKLITSYETSHFCKPNIEYYQEIVEKLGCSPRECLMIGNDVKEDLIAGKLGIKTYLVTDTIINTENLAITADYSGSLLDLHSHIDSILA